Proteins co-encoded in one Cydia splendana chromosome 11, ilCydSple1.2, whole genome shotgun sequence genomic window:
- the LOC134794797 gene encoding acidic mammalian chitinase-like, whose product MTRVLFLCALLCFGGSLAWPSLGKSAENDGVVFCYYGEWANTRPGAGRFGVSDLPTDLCTHIVYSFLTLDGPTGNLIYPLESTHEEKSNSVADLIALKQSNANLKILAAIGGWVEGSDNFSPVVNDDTLRATFIRNLYDYIDTNGFDGLDLDWEYPSQRGGLESDKEKFVLLVKELKEAFTPKGYLLTSAVAVTQYHIDLSYDVPELNNYLDFINLMTYDYHGTWDEGTGVNAPLFPQETDDPNLNLNVNHSVHVWINNGASPSKLVLGLGAYGRSFTLTSLDNTGIGAPFDGPGANGPYTEEPGYFGYNELCEDQQNNPSAWNITEVEGNYVYANKDLFWVGYDNPNTIYAKAQYAKEMGLGGIMYWAVDLDDFSGICGDKYPLIRQGIEGFRSSASIISVAKLLLIVSLFNCIYRLRFL is encoded by the exons ATGACGCGTGTACTCTTTTTGTGTGCGCTGCTGTGTTTTGGCGGCAGCTTGGCTTGGCCTAGCTTGGGAAAATCCGCAGAAAATG acGGTGTGGTCTTCTGTTACTACGGCGAATGGGCCAATACGAGACCCGGAGCCGGCCGCTTCGGAGTCAGCGACTTACCCACGGATCTCTGCACACACATCGTCTACTCTTTCCTGACGCTAGACGGGCCTACAGGGAATCTGATTTACCCTCTTGAATCAACGCATGAAGAGAAAAGTA ATTCCGTAGCGGATCTAATAGCCTTGAAACAGTCCAATGCCAATTTAAAAATCTTGGCTGCTATTGGCGGTTGGGTCGAAGGTTCGGATAACTTTTCACCG GTGGTCAACGACGATACTCTGAGGGCAACCTTCATCAGAAACTTGTACGACTACATCGACACCAATGGCTTCGATGGCTTGGATTTGGACTGGGAGTACCCTTCGCAAAGAGGAGGCCTAGAGTCTGACAAG GAAAAGTTCGTTTTGTTGGTAAAGGAGTTGAAGGAAGCGTTCACGCCTAAAGGATACCTACTGACCTCCGCCGTGGCCGTCACACAGTATCACATTGACTTGTCTTATGACGTCCCAGAACTCAATAA TTACTTGGACTTCATAAACCTGATGACGTATGATTATCACGGCACCTGGGACGAGGGGACAGGTGTGAACGCGCCACTTTTTCCCCAGGAAACTGATGACCCCAACCTCAACTTGAATGTG AACCACTCTGTCCACGTCTGGATCAATAACGGCGCGTCCCCATCCAAGCTGGTCCTAGGTCTGGGAGCATACGGAAGATCCTTCACCCTGACGAGTTTGGACAACACCGGGATTGGGGCGCCTTTCGACGGGCCGGGAGCAAACGGCCCTTATACTGAGGAGCCCGGGTATTTTGGTTACAATGAG CTCTGCGAAGACCAGCAGAACAATCCTTCTGCATGGAACATCACCGAGGTAGAGGGAAACTACGTGTATGCCAACAAGGACCTCTTCTGGGTCGGCTACGACAACCCGAACACTATCTATGCTAAG GCACAATACGCCAAGGAAATGGGTCTAGGCGGCATAATGTACTGGGCCGTGGATTTGGATGACTTTAGCGGGATCTGCGGGGACAAGTACCCGCTCATCAGACAGGGCATCGAGGGATTCAGATCATCTGCTTCTATTATCAGTGTCGCAAAGCTATTATTAATAGTATCACtatttaattgtatttataGACTTAGGTTTTTGTAA